The region TTTTTGGCGATCTTGTCGATCTCGTCGATATAAATGATGCCCTGCTGGGCCTTCTGCACGTCGCCGTCGGCGTTCTGCAGCAGCTTCAAAATGATATTTTCCACGTCCTCGCCGACGTAGCCCGCTTCGGTGAGCGTCGTGGCGTCCACGATGGCGAAGGGCACGTCCAGCATGCGCGACAGGGTCTGCGCCAGCAGGGTCTTGCCCGTGCCCGTGGGACCGATGAGCAGGATGTTGGACTTCGTCAGCTCGATCTCGCCCGGCTGCTTGTTCAGGAAGATGCGCTTGTAGTGGTTGTACACCGCCACGGCCAGCTTCTTCTTCGAGCGGTCCTGGCCGATCACGTAGCCGTCCAGAAACTGCTTGATCTCCGGGGGGCGGGGCAGGCGCTTGGCGGGGGCCGCCGCGGTCTGCTCCTTCTTCTCGTCCTCGAGGATGGTCTGGCAGACGTTCACGCACTCATTGCAGATATAGGCGCGCGGGTAGTCGGACGGAGAGCTGATCAGCTTTTCCACCTGCTCCTGCGTCTTATGGCAGAAGGAACAGCGCAAGGGCTCGTCTGGATTAAATTTTTTCACCGGCGTGATGGCCTCATGAAATCTTCGCCGCGGCGAAGTTTTACTTTCCTTAGTCTAGGCCGAATTTTCTCCGAGCGCGAACGAGAAACCCCGGAACGCTACTAACTGATTGAGCATCGCGCGGGGACGGCGGCGGGCCCGGCAGGCGCCTAGCGCTGCTTGTAAATGATGTCGTCAATGAGCCCGTATTCCTTGGCCTGCGCCGCGGTCATGATGAAATCGCGCTCCACGTCCTTCTCGATGCGCTCCAGGGGCTGCCCGCTGTGGTGCGCCAGCAGCTTGTTCAGGGTATCGCGCATGCGCACGATCTCCTTGGCGTGGATGTCGATGTCCGTGGCCTGTCCGCCCAGGCCGGAGATCCACGGCTGGTGAATCAGGATGCGCGCGTTGGGCAGCGCGAAACGCTTTTTCGGCGCGCCGCCGGCCAGCAGCACCGCCGCGATGGAGGCCGCCTGGCCCACGCAGGTGGTGACCACGTCCGGCTTGACGAACTGCATGGTGTCGTAGATGGCCAGCCCCGCGGTAATCGAGCCGCCCGGGGAATTGATGTACAGCTGGATGTCCTTCTCGGGATCCTCGGCCTGCAGGAAGAGCATCTGCGCCGCCGCCAGGTTGGCCACATGGTCGTCAATCGGCGTCCCGATGAAGATGATGTGTTCCTTCAGGAGGCGGGAAAAGATGTCATAGGCGCGCTCGCCCCGGCTGGTCTGCTCGACCACCATGGGTACGAGGGTTGTGCCGTGATAGGAAGGTCCGTCGTAATTTTTCATGGTATGGAAAATTGCGCTCGCAGGATCCGGATTCGCCCTGCTTCCTTATTTTGCTTCGGTTGCGGCTGCGGCGACCGTCCGAATGCGGGCATTCTGCGCGAGCCAGTCAAGAGTTTTGTCACTTCGCAGCTTGGCTTTCATCCTATCGAGCGACCCCTGCTTTGTCAACCGAGCGCGGATGGCCTCCGCCGATTCGCCGCTGTGTCCGGCGAGGTGTTCGATCTCCGCGTCGACGTCCGCTTCGCTCACGTCGATCTTTTCCTCCGATGCGATGCGGTCCACGATCAGCTCCGCCTTCACGTCGTCGCTGGCGCGCTCCTGCTGGCGCTTGCGCAAGGACACCCAGTCCAGATTGACGGCCCGCGGATCCACGCCCTGGGAGGCCAGCGAGCGCACCACGCGTTCCAACCGCACGTCCATCTGGTGCTCGACCAGGGCCTCCGGCACCGGGAAGTCGTGCCGCTTGACCAGGGCGGCCAGCAGCTTCTCGTGCACCTGCTCCTTCTTGCGGTGGTCGCGCGCCTCTTCCATGCGCTTGCGGATGTCCGCGCGCAGTTCGTCGAGGGTTTTCAGGTCGCTCACGTCCTTGACGAATTCGTCGTTCAGCTCCGGCAGCTTCTTGGTCTTCAGCCCCAGCACGTCCACGGCGTAGCGATAGGTTTTGCCCACCAGCTTGGCGTCCGGGTAGTCCGCCGGATAGACCACCTCGAACTCCTTGTGGTCCCCGGCGTTCACGCCCTGCAGATTTTCGTTGAATGCTTCGAGCGTCTCTTCCGCGCCCAGGTGGCACAGCACGCGCTCCGCCTCGATGGGCTCGCCTTCGCCAGCCGGCGTGCCGTGCAGCTTCATCTCCACGAAATCATTTTTCTCCGCCGGGCGCCCCTCCACCGGAGCGAACGTGGAGGCGCGTTCGCGCATCTCCTCCAGCGTCTTGGCCACGTTGTCGTCCGTGACGTTCATCTCCTCGACTTCGACCTCCAGGCCCTTATATTCGGCCAGCGCGAAGTCCGGCATCACTTCGAAGCTGGCGCGAAACTTCAGCGGGCCGCCCTCGGCGTAATCCAGCTTGTCCACCTGCGGCTGCGAGACCGGGGTCAGCTTCTGCTCCGCCACCGCCCGCTCCACGTGCTCCGGCACCAGCGACTGCAGTACTTCGCCCTTGATGTCCTCGGCGAAGCGCCGGCGGATCAGCGACAGCGGCGCCTTTCCGGGCCGGAAGCCCGGCACGCGGGCCACCCGCGCCAGTTCGCGGGCCACCTTCTCGGCCGCCTTCTGCACCTCTTCGGCGGGCACTTCCAGTTCCAATTCGCGGCGGCAGCTTGCTTCGCTCATTCGTCTTCCTTGTCTGGTGTGGCGCCGGGCTGGCCCGGGCGCTCTTCACGCTGGAAATAGATCCTCGCGCTGACTTGGGTTGCACACTGCGTCGCGCCTTCACTGCTTGGGACGCTTCCGAAAGTGGCAGGAAAAGGCCAACCGGCGAGAAAGCAACGCGAAGTTTAAGTATAGGGCAGGCCTCGCGGACCGTCAACGGCGCCGGGGGATGGGAGATAGAGCTTTCTGAAACTGCCCTCCCCCTGCGCCGAACCGCCCCCTGCAGCTCGGCGCAGGGGGCGGTTCGGCGCGCCATACTGGAGACCGGCCCCCTGTTTCTGGCCACAGCCCTGAGGCTGGCTTGACACCAGAGGGTGGCTGGCATATGGTTTTGCGCAAAGATAAGGTTGAAATCGGAAGTTCCGGTTAAATGGCCGGAAATCATGTTTGATAAGGTCCGACTTGAAGAACTGCTACGCTTCGTATTCTCTGGGGGTGTGTTCCTCATAGCGCTGTTCCTCACTGGTCCATCCTTTCAGAGGGATGCACTAAAAATAAAGGGAATCGGAGACGCAACCGTGCTCGTTGGTCTCGTGATGCTCCTTGGAAGCCTGATCTACACCTTGAACCGCGCCCTCACATTCCCCCTCACTATCTTTCCTCTTGCACTGACCTTGCCGGCCTTGTTCCGCGTATACCCGTTTGAGAAGCGGTTTTGGGTGCCTTTCCAAATGTCCGAACTCGAGCGGCACATGGAAGATATGCGGTACGGTCTGCGGGAGAGGAAAGACGTTCTCTACTCGGTATGGAATGATTGGGGAACCCAAGTCCATTTCTTGTATTCCTGCTCGCTGGCAATTCTCTTGGCCCTAATCTGGGGCGGCCAATTCGAGGGACACGCGCACCGGAAGCTGCTGCTCTTTACTGCGGTGGTGTTCTATTTAGGTGGATTGGTGCATCACGTCCGCTTGCTTTACAGTATCAATGTGGTATGGAAAGACGAGATAAATCGAAAACTTTCGAAAAACCCTACGCCCACCGAAACACAATCTCGCTAATTCCAGTCTAAAGTTGCGCGGTAACGGGCCACTGATAAAATGCGCCGCCAGCAAAATGGTCAGAGAAATTGTGTGAACTGAAGCTTGCTCATGATTCGCGCAGGGGGTCCAAGGAATGGACCCAAACCGAACAGCCCTACTGGGCCCGCTGTTTCTGGCCCACCACCGCGCGGCAGGGGGATGGCCTGAGTGCAAGGCCGCTCCCGCCGCTGAGGAGCTAACGCGTAGCTAGTCCCCGGTCGGAAATCTCTAGCTCCCCTCATTCTCCTCATCCCATTCAACTAGCATGTATTCCAACAAAGCAGTTTCTAGAGCACCTCCCAAAGCCACCGCAGCCATAAACTAATCCCTTCCTGATCCCAACTTGTCGGCCTGACTTTGGTAGAACTTGAGGAGCAAATTGACTTCGTCCCCGTGTTTTGTTCCTGTCAAATGGCCCATCTTCATTCCTCCGGCATGGATTCCAAAAAGGTTTTATTCTAGATTCTAGTCGCCATGGTCTTGAGATCGACTTCAGCTACTCGCCGCTCCCTTACGACTGCTCAATCTTTCTTTGCGAACAAGATAATAATGGGTTTCATTTTCGGCGCTGAGCATTTTTACCCACGTGGAACCACTGCTTAGATGTGAAATGCAATGCGAGTGGCAGACGAAGAAGAGGGCAGTTTAAAAACCGCCTATCTCCTATCCCATCAACAGCACCGGAGTTTTGGACGGTTTCCCTGCGGGGCGGCGGTTTCAGGTACAATCTGTATTTTTGCGGGAGATGCAGGTGAAAAACAGCGCCATTCTTCTCGTGCAGTGTCCGGACCGCAAAGGTCTCGACGCCACGCTTGCCGATTTCGTCTACCGCCATGACGGCAACGTGCTGCATTTCGAGCAGCACGTGGCCGCCGAGGTGGGCCTGTTCCTGGCGCGCATCGAATGGGACCTCGCCGGCTTCCAGATGGATTTGAAGGACTTTCCGCGCCTGTTTGCCCCGGTCGCCGAGCGCTTCCAGATAAAGTGGGAGCTGGCGCTTTCCGCACACCGGCCGCGCGTGGCCCTGTTCGTCTCCAAGTACGACCACTGCCTGGTCGATCTGCTCTACCGCTGGCACAGCGGAGAGCTGCGCTGCGAGATCCCGCTGATCATCAGCAACCATCCCGAAGCCAAGCGCCACGCCGATTTCTACCACATCCCCTATCACGTCATCCCGGTGAGCAGGGAGAACAAGCCCGAAGCCGAGCGCCGGGAGCACGAACTCCTCGGCGAGCACGGCATCGAACTGGTCGTCCTGGCCCGCTACATGCAGGTGCTCTCCGCGGATTTCATCCGCCACTATCCCCAGCGCATCATCAATATCCACCACTCCTTCCTCCCGGCCTTCGTCGGCGCCCGGCCGCACCAGCAGGCCTTCGAGCGCGGCGTGAAGCTCATCGGGGCCACCGCCCACTATGTCACCGAAGTCCTCGACGACGGCCCGATCATCGAGCAGGGGGTCACGCGCATCTCGCACCGCGACGCGCTCGAAGACCTGGTGCAGAAGGGGCGGGACCTCGAAAAAGTGGTCCTCTCCCGCGCCGTCGCCTGGCACCTGGAAAACCGCATCCTGCTCTACGGCAACAAAACGGTGATTTTCGATTAAAGATAAAGTGGGAAATTGGAAGGGTGAAAAAGTTCAAACGTTGGAGCGCGGAAGGATGTCCCGTCGCGACGGCAGGTTTCCTCCGACCCTATTACTCCTGCGCATTCCCCTGCAATAGATCCGCATGCAGCAGGCGGTGAAAGAGATGCTCCCCTGCTTCGCGGCGCACCGAGAGCCGGCCCGCGACGTAGGCGCGCGAACCCAGCCCGCGCTGCACCGCGTCGCAGATGGCCATGTCCTCGTCCTGGACTTTTTCGCTCACCGCGATGCTCTGGCGCTTGTGCTCCTCCGCGGCTGGGCTGGTGTCCGCGAAGTAATAGTCAAAGACCACCGCGCAGCGGTCTACCGCCAGCGGCAGCACCAGGTTAGTGTCCATCACTCCCGCGTAGGCGTTGATCATGAAGTTCGGATACACCCAAAGGTAGAAGGCCCGGCCCTGGCGCGTCGCGGAAACCGCCGTTTCCGATCCCGCGTCCGCAGAGAGCGGGCTGGACTGCAGGCAGCAGCGCTCGTAATTCTCAATGGTGTACTGCGGGTAGTCGATCACACTGCTCAGGCCTTTGTGCGCGTGCGGCACGTGGTAGCCGCCGTCGAGGTAATTGTCCACGTACACCTTCCAGTTGCAGTGCAGGGTGTACACGCGGCGGTCGAAGAAGCG is a window of Terriglobia bacterium DNA encoding:
- a CDS encoding ATP-dependent Clp protease proteolytic subunit; amino-acid sequence: MVVEQTSRGERAYDIFSRLLKEHIIFIGTPIDDHVANLAAAQMLFLQAEDPEKDIQLYINSPGGSITAGLAIYDTMQFVKPDVVTTCVGQAASIAAVLLAGGAPKKRFALPNARILIHQPWISGLGGQATDIDIHAKEIVRMRDTLNKLLAHHSGQPLERIEKDVERDFIMTAAQAKEYGLIDDIIYKQR
- a CDS encoding aromatic ring-hydroxylating dioxygenase subunit alpha translates to MERSVREILYLYNPAAPLERAWTIPAPWYFDARIAGLERQSVFRAGWQVAGRAEQVRGKGQFFTADVAGEPLVVARGEDGQLRAFYNVCRHHAAAVVTEAQGCAKQFRCPYHGWTYANDGALKGMVEFEGVCDFDRAKNGLVPVRVDTWEGFVFVNLGGSAPPLAEFLGQAVALTAPLELAQKLRFFDRRVYTLHCNWKVYVDNYLDGGYHVPHAHKGLSSVIDYPQYTIENYERCCLQSSPLSADAGSETAVSATRQGRAFYLWVYPNFMINAYAGVMDTNLVLPLAVDRCAVVFDYYFADTSPAAEEHKRQSIAVSEKVQDEDMAICDAVQRGLGSRAYVAGRLSVRREAGEHLFHRLLHADLLQGNAQE
- the purU gene encoding formyltetrahydrofolate deformylase; translated protein: MKNSAILLVQCPDRKGLDATLADFVYRHDGNVLHFEQHVAAEVGLFLARIEWDLAGFQMDLKDFPRLFAPVAERFQIKWELALSAHRPRVALFVSKYDHCLVDLLYRWHSGELRCEIPLIISNHPEAKRHADFYHIPYHVIPVSRENKPEAERREHELLGEHGIELVVLARYMQVLSADFIRHYPQRIINIHHSFLPAFVGARPHQQAFERGVKLIGATAHYVTEVLDDGPIIEQGVTRISHRDALEDLVQKGRDLEKVVLSRAVAWHLENRILLYGNKTVIFD
- the tig gene encoding trigger factor, whose translation is MSEASCRRELELEVPAEEVQKAAEKVARELARVARVPGFRPGKAPLSLIRRRFAEDIKGEVLQSLVPEHVERAVAEQKLTPVSQPQVDKLDYAEGGPLKFRASFEVMPDFALAEYKGLEVEVEEMNVTDDNVAKTLEEMRERASTFAPVEGRPAEKNDFVEMKLHGTPAGEGEPIEAERVLCHLGAEETLEAFNENLQGVNAGDHKEFEVVYPADYPDAKLVGKTYRYAVDVLGLKTKKLPELNDEFVKDVSDLKTLDELRADIRKRMEEARDHRKKEQVHEKLLAALVKRHDFPVPEALVEHQMDVRLERVVRSLASQGVDPRAVNLDWVSLRKRQQERASDDVKAELIVDRIASEEKIDVSEADVDAEIEHLAGHSGESAEAIRARLTKQGSLDRMKAKLRSDKTLDWLAQNARIRTVAAAATEAK